The genomic stretch CTACAATGGTTTGTTCTGTTATttgtgaagcatggaggagtTTACAAATGTTCATTTCATTATACAACCCTGTGTTGGAATCATATGTGGttctgtgtctccatcatgtgGCCAGTGGAGCACATTACAATAAACAGGAGGAGacaattacagtttttttcaaattgctaaaacacaattttgcaaaCTAGGCTGGTTTTATCAAAATACTTAGCACAATTCACAAACCACACACCCAAACTGATAAATGCTTCATATATCCTGCAAACTGAAGCACTGCAACCAAATCTACACATAGcattatcaaaatcaaacacCAAATGGCGCACACTTCATTCATATTACCAGATTTTTGTCTAACCAACTACACACTGTTGGGCATAATGAAAAGCACTCTCATCTTTAGTATGCTTTGCTATAATACTAACATATTTCAAATTGTAGAGAGATCTTCAGATTGTTCACATGCACATAAATatttgcagatacacacacatgctgttgagacatttatttttttattgttcacCAAACAAGTCAGTGCAACATATGCACAGCAGATatatttacattggagtgaacaAATATATgctcacaaaacaaaagaaagaaaatcctGCAGCCTCTGGCAGTGTCAGCCCATGGTTGATGACATGATCAACTCAGGTTgctctgatttcatttgaaagttGTTGTCTTCTTTGGCCATGAGCTCCTCTACCAGCTCTtcctctcactcctcctccccctcattCTCACcttccatcttcctcttcctctatctGCAACTTCTTCCattgttgttgtaaaaaaaagaaaaaaaaaaaagaaagctcacCTGTGGTCTTTTAGTGCTGACTTCCTGATTGAAGTGGTAACAACTACGGTAACAATTGTTGGCCAGTTGGCACATATATTGGCCAATTAGCTCATGTAATGTAATTTTTaatggcagtgttttgaaatggcAAACATGTGACTTTATGTCAGATTGTTGGGTCTTATGCAGAGAACCTTGGTCAGTGCATTTACAAAGTGCCATTTTGAAttgcaaaatgtgtgtaaagcataaaatgtgtttcaagTTTTGGAGACTTGAGAAGAGgttttgctctctgtgtgtcagtttaaatatttgtgctATGCATGTaattttagtgtgttagcaaCTGGAAAAACCTGTAAACAGCCTCATCTGCATTCTGTAGTGTGTCGCTCAgagctaaaaaataaaatgttgtcttctttcataaatggagtgtaaagtGTTTTTCACATGAAGAGTTCAGGAAGAGTTCAGGGAGGAAGTCTTCATGTTTCGCCCTCGGTGTCTCCGTGTCTAACTTTCACTTTCTGCCTGGGTGAGACGCACATAATATCGGCATGCAGACAAAAAGGTAAATGCGTGCTTGtttttcatgtcactttttcatgtgtgatttatgttttttctcctgtaaAGACTCGTGTTATCAGACTGTTTGAGTCAAACCAATGAAGACACAATCATTGCAGTAGAAACTATTGAAATGTGTGAGAGGTGTCAAGCTCGTTGGTCGACAGGATCAACCGCTCGGCTCTTCTGGACCTGAACGGTTTGAAACGGTGAAAAACAGATTCACCGGTgatgctaacagctgctaacaGTCGGTAAACAGTGTGAGagattgtttattgttgtttgtttgtttgtgagaaaACGCCATGACGCCACAAACGGCGCTGATTACCGCAAAGATGAGAATACAGGCGCAAAGTGTTTACTTAAGTCCAAAATCATCATTATCAGTTTCTAAAAGGACACATAAAGATCCATGAAATATGACAATAAGAAGGCAAAGGCCAGGGTGCAGGCAGGGAGGCGAATCAGGAAGGACAACAAGGCCCTTCATTGAACTTTCGTGTCTGATGTAATATCACAATCTGCACTACTTTACACTtctgtcagtatttgatgacatCCACATTTTCCTTCAGTTCGCTcttaaaaacaggaacaaaatgtGGCATCAGAGGAGGATGTGGTGTTTGGTAAGTCAGAATAAAAAAATGGCTCATCAAATATTTTCCTTCATTCTCCTTATAAAGAAAAGGTcctaaaaacacaaagataaatGTGCAGTGAAACATgttgagaagaaaaacagaatgtcTGATCAAAGTTTCTCTGCATGAGAACaatttcaaaaacaaatgtgacacattttcttGTGAACTGTAAAATGTTCAGTCAGACTCAACGTCCAGTTTTCGTCCACTTCTGTCTTAATGTCTTAAGTAATAAGAACCTAGTTGAGAGGCAGGGACCAGGTTCTCTGTTGGACCATTCAAACATGAAACCACATGAAGAACTGAAGCTCTAATGTTTCTATTATGATCCAGATGCAATGCTGAAAAGCACAAAGCAGCCACAGCAGGATGAGACAGACTGACCGTGTGAGTGAGCGGCCATGGGAGGTTAGAAATACATCACAAACAGCCACTTATTCTTTCATTGTTCTGGGAATTCGACATGTTTCCTCCAATACTCTGAAGAGTTGTGCAGCATGACATTCAAGTCTCTTAGTCCACCAACAAGAAAGATGTTATTTTTGAAGGTGTTGTATTTATAtaggtgaaaataaatgtgtatttttgtagAGACTGACCTCATTACTCTAAATGTTATATGTTTATGGAGAGAAGTTTAGTTTCAACAAGAGAGACTGAGCCAAAATCATGTGCTTATCAAAGTTTGATCAGTTGATTGtgattttattaatattatgtcacaacaaacatgttaTTCTTTGACTGAACCTTGATCAGCTGTTAATTGTTTGACTTCTCTGATCTACACATACAACAGTCAATCAAATACAATGTCATGTGTACAGATTTAAATCCCTCACGGTGTAAAAATGCTGACTTCCTGTACAGACTGAAGGCTGCTGGGAAACTGTCAATAGTTAATCTGGAAACAAGCCTGTTTATCTGTTTACTGAGCAGCTCTGTAGTTGACTGTAGATGACTGAGGATATCTAGTGGACTGACAGCAGAACtacaccagctgctctgtgattggcttCCTGGCTGCAGGTTCCACTGAACTGATTCTTCCTAATGGATCAATAAGAAGCTTCTTCTCTCTCAGTTCAGGATTCTGCTGACCACTATCTTCATTATCAACTTAGTTTCATTAGTTTTTCTAACAATCCATCAGCTGTTTAGACTAGAATATTGATAAGTCTGACATCCAGCAACACACAGGTTTAAATTATAAAGACAGTGAAGAAGTTTGAAGctcatgtttgttatttttgcagGGAAAATCAGTGTAAATGATTCAAAGTGCTGTCGTGTAATGATCTGTCAATCAGCTGATCAATGAATGGACTGACAGCTTGAGCTCTGCTCCAGTGTTTCCTACAGATGAAGTCTCTGTGACTTGATGTGGATGTGAATTCAGCAGCTTCTGCTGATCTGAAATATTCATTCTAGCTTGTTAAAGCATCTTAACTGCTGTTTGTGCTCTCTGTGATCAGAAACAAAACGTTGAGCTGGTTTTACTTTAAACTTCATTCTAAACTGtcagatttgtgtttttatcatttgGTGTCAGAAAGCTTCATTAGTTTCCTCCAGTTagactctgtttgtttttcatgtgacGGAGAGGAATGCTGATAAATCATGTGTGAcagcatgttgttgtgtttgtgtgaaggtgGGGGCTCTGctatgaatcagtgtgaggagacagaggagggagtccctccctctaaaaccactctGTGTGGGGATCATGACAGCCAGACCAAAGCTCAGAGGTAAGATGAGGATCTCTAACTGTCCATGACTCTTCTCCATGTCACAGCTCAGCACTCAAACCACTCCACCATCATGAATCACACTcaaagctctgtgtgtgttgtgttgaagctcggagcagcagagagcagactTTGCTGGATCTGGACCTggacccagctgtgtgtccatcaagagtgactggtccaTGCATATACCATTAGAGTTTAAAGGAAAACTTCCTTCAGAGACTCAGTAAGTCAACACAGTCCCAGCCAGCAGGAACGTTCCTGTAACATTTCATCATGTTCTCTACATGTTCTGACATTGTTATTGTTGGAGGAACATTTTATTTGGAATATTCAGAcaactttttaatgtttatcaTTTCTAAGAAGTCTCCTGTCATGTTGTCCACCTTCTCTTATCTCATCATGTCAAAATTTAAAAAGGGTTGTAGCTTCAAACTGAAGGAATTTTCAACAGCATGACACAATTATTAGAACCAGTTTATTTGACTCACGATATGAACTTTGGTTATTGTCCCAAACTGGATAATCAAACTCTGATGGTTTTTCTGGACTTCTTCTCTTTAAATCAACTTCAGATTTTGATACATTTGAAAATTAATTGGTGGTTGAAGTTTTGAGAGGTGCtttggtttgtctgtctgtttctgtcaggGTTCACCAACAGAGACCAGACTCTCCTGCACCCAGCGGAGTGTCCatgaagagtgactggtccaTGATTCAGCCTATTGTCTTCAAGGATGGAGACCACTCTGCTGAAGAAAGGTAAGAATGTAAACCAGAAGAGTTTGTTGTTCTGCAGCTCTCCTTCTATCAAGTCTTAGGTAGGAACATAAATAACAGTGTAGACAACTAGAAAATCAACTAAAGGTGTCATCATTGAAACCAGGACACTGTTTCACTTAATCCATCAACTGGCCTAATAAGCAGACGGATGATGTAAAAATGTGAAGCTGCTGATAGTTGAAATCATTGTACTTTATGTTCCCTGCAGAGTTCAGCAGGTTCTCAGTGGTcagtctgtccagcagcatccaacagacctggactccatatttaagGTGAGTAAATGTCCAACAACAACTTAACTTCAGctgcaaatgaaatgaaatgtctcaTTTTTACACTTGTGCAGCATCTTGAGGAGAACGTTGTCACCTTTGTGAAGAACGAGTTGAAGAAGTTCCAGAAAATGTTGAGTCCAGATTATCCAGTATACTCAGAGAGGCAgagtgaggatgaggaggtgttggatagtgaggaggaggagaagaggagcagcagcagagaggcatttctgaagatcacgcTGAACTTCCTGAGGaaaatgaagcaggaggagctcgctgactgtctgcagagcagtaagaggattttcCTTTAATAAACAGTTTTCTTCTTCACACTAACATCCACGCactgatgtgttgtgtttcatacAGAAACTGTTGCCGCAGTTTGTCGACGTCAACTCAAAtttaaccttcagaagaagttccagtgtgtgtttgaggggattgctaaagcaggaaacccaacctttctgaatcagatctacacagagctctacatcacagagggagggactgcagaggtcaatgatgaacatgaggtcagacagattgaaacagcatccaggaaaccacacagaccagaaacaacaatcagacaagaagacatctttaaagcctcacctggaagagaaaaaccaatcagaagagtgatgacaaagggagtggctggcatcgggaaaacagtgttaacacagaagttcactctggactgggctgaagacaaagccaaccaggacatacagttcacatttccattcactttcagagagctgaatgtgctgaaagagaaaaagttcagcttggcggaacttgttcatcacttcttcactgaaaccaaagaaatctgcagctttgaagagttccaggttgtgttcatctttgacggtctggatgagtgtcgacttcccctggacttccacaacactgagatcctgactgatgttacagagtccacctcagtggatgtacTGCTTACAAatctcatcagggggaaactgcttccctctgctcgcctctggataaccacacgacctgcagcagccaatcagatccctcctgagtgcgttgacatggtgacagaggtcagagggttcactgacccacagaaggagaaGTACTTCAGGAAGCGATTCAGACACAAgaagcaggccagcagaatcatctcccacatcaagacatcacaaAGCCTctacatcatgtgccacatcccagtcttctgctggatcactgctacagttctggaggacgTGTTGAAGACTAGAAAGGGAGGAGAgatgcccaagaccctgactgagatgtacatccacttcctggtcgTTCAGTCCAAAGTTAAGAacgtcaagtatgatggaggagctgagacagatccacactggaatccagagagcaggaagatgattgagtctctgggaaaactggcttttgtgcagctgcagaaaggaaacctgatcttctatgaatcagacctgacagagtgtggcatcgatatcagagcagcatcagtgtactcaggagtgttcacacagatctttaaagaggagagaggactgtaccaggacaaggtgttctgcttcgtccatctgagtgttcaggagtttctggctgctctccaTGTCCATCTTAGTTTtatcaactctggagtcaatctgctggcagGAGGAAATCAAAACTCCCGGTTTTCTAAACTATTTAGATACAAACCTGAACCAACACAtctctaccagagtgctgtggacgaggccttacagagtccaaatggacacctggacttgttcctccgcttcctcctgggtctttcactgcagaccaatcagactctCCTACGAGGTCTGATGACAGACACAGGAAGTATCTCACAGACCAATCAGAAAACAGTTGACTACATCAAGAAGAAGATtagtgagaatctgtctccagagagaagcatcaatctcttccactgtctgaatgaactgaatgatcgttctctagtgaaggagatccaacagtacctgagatcaggaAGTCTCTcaacagataaactgtctcctgctcagtggtcagttctggtcttcatcttaatGTCGTCAGAAGAAGATCTTGACGTGTTCGACCTAAAGAAATACTgggcttcagaggaggctcttctgaggctgctaccagtggtcaaagcctccaacaaagctctgtaagtgaaCAGATACTGTATCACACATGTAGGTTTTATCCCCCGCTAATTAATCTCCTAATATTAAATATCAATCAGTAAGAGTCCAAAGATGTAGTCATCAGATAGATCAGTTGAAAAACATGCATGTTGTTCCTTTAGTTTTATTGTACTTCTACAGATTAATGCATCCATGGAATAGAAGAAAACTATGTCACTTATCACCCAGATATATGAGTATAATTTAGGACATGGTATTAATTGTTGACAGATCCCAGTAAAATACTTCAGACCGTAAAGCCTCAGTCAAGGCAACCATAGAGATGTGATgtgtttaatattgtacaagacagaaacagaatcagtgtttgtttttgtcacctaCTCTCCTTCAGGCTGAGTGGGTGtaatctgtcagagagaagctgtgaagctctgtcctcagttctcagctccccatcctctagtctgagagaactggacctgagtaacaatgacctgcaggattcaggagtgaagccgctgtctgttggactgaagagtccacactgtaaacTGGAGACTCTCAGGTTAGGATTCAGCTTCTGCTTTACAGAGAACATTTGAAATGTTAGTTTAATTCTGTTTAAAATACCACATTCAACATCTGTAGCAGGACCCCAGACAAATATTTTTCCACTCGTAGCTCTGGTGCTCCTGACAGAAATTTAAGAGCTCTAGCAAAAATGTACGAGCACCACATAAATCATCAACACAATTGTATTCTATACCATCTTAACTGTATTACTCAAACATTTTGGGAGgaaggctgcagcagcaccacctgaaacaagaaattataaaaaaaataatatatggTTTAAACTTTGTTTAAATAATGGTAAGTCTTATTATACTGACTctttcacacaaaaacattaaggTTGGGTTTTATTACCCGTTAT from Sparus aurata chromosome 1, fSpaAur1.1, whole genome shotgun sequence encodes the following:
- the LOC115572283 gene encoding protein NLRC3-like, coding for MCDSMLLCLCEGGGSAMNQCEETEEGVPPSKTTLCGDHDSQTKAQSSEQQRADFAGSGPGPSCVSIKSDWSMHIPLEFKGKLPSETQVHQQRPDSPAPSGVSMKSDWSMIQPIVFKDGDHSAEERVQQVLSGQSVQQHPTDLDSIFKHLEENVVTFVKNELKKFQKMLSPDYPVYSERQSEDEEVLDSEEEEKRSSSREAFLKITLNFLRKMKQEELADCLQSKTVAAVCRRQLKFNLQKKFQCVFEGIAKAGNPTFLNQIYTELYITEGGTAEVNDEHEVRQIETASRKPHRPETTIRQEDIFKASPGREKPIRRVMTKGVAGIGKTVLTQKFTLDWAEDKANQDIQFTFPFTFRELNVLKEKKFSLAELVHHFFTETKEICSFEEFQVVFIFDGLDECRLPLDFHNTEILTDVTESTSVDVLLTNLIRGKLLPSARLWITTRPAAANQIPPECVDMVTEVRGFTDPQKEKYFRKRFRHKKQASRIISHIKTSQSLYIMCHIPVFCWITATVLEDVLKTRKGGEMPKTLTEMYIHFLVVQSKVKNVKYDGGAETDPHWNPESRKMIESLGKLAFVQLQKGNLIFYESDLTECGIDIRAASVYSGVFTQIFKEERGLYQDKVFCFVHLSVQEFLAALHVHLSFINSGVNLLAGGNQNSRFSKLFRYKPEPTHLYQSAVDEALQSPNGHLDLFLRFLLGLSLQTNQTLLRGLMTDTGSISQTNQKTVDYIKKKISENLSPERSINLFHCLNELNDRSLVKEIQQYLRSGSLSTDKLSPAQWSVLVFILMSSEEDLDVFDLKKYWASEEALLRLLPVVKASNKALLSGCNLSERSCEALSSVLSSPSSSLRELDLSNNDLQDSGVKPLSVGLKSPHCKLETLRLSGCLITEEGCTSLASALRSNPSHLRELDLSYNHPGDSRAKLPDCFRVEHGGEKWLKPGLRKYVCELTVDTNTVNTLLKLSDDNRKVTRVTEYQPYPDHQERFDWPQLLCINGLTGRCYWEVEWRGGVDISVSYRGISRRGNSDDCVFGWNNQSWSLRCSDDGACYSVWHNKRRTDLSSSSSSSSSSSSISNRVAVYVDCLAGTLSFYSVSSDSLIHLHTFNTTFTEPLYPGLLLWLYGSSVSL